Proteins encoded by one window of Girardinichthys multiradiatus isolate DD_20200921_A chromosome 14, DD_fGirMul_XY1, whole genome shotgun sequence:
- the LOC124881212 gene encoding eukaryotic initiation factor 4A-I, whose amino-acid sequence MSADYDNRDNGPEGMEPDGIIESNWNQIVDSFDEMNLREALLRGIYAYGFEKPSAIQQRAIMPCIKGYDVIAQAQSGTGKTATFAISILQQIDVEMKATQALVLAPTRELAQQIQKVVLALGDYMGASCYACIGGTNIRSEVQKLQAEAPHIVVGTPGRVFDMLTRKNLSSKSIKMFVLDEADEMLSRGFKDQIYEIFQKLSSNIQVVLLSATMPADVLEVTKKFMREPIRILVKKEELTLEGIRQFYINVEKEEWKLDTLCDLYETLTITQAVIFINTRRKVDWLTEKMHARDFTVSALHGDMDQKERDLIMREFRSGSSRVLITTDLLARGIDVQQVSLVINYDLPTNRENYIHRIGRGGRFGRKGVAINMVTEDDKRTLRDIETFYNTTVEEMPMNVADLI is encoded by the exons ATGTCGGCTGACTATGATAACAG GGATAATGGCCCAGAGGGCATGGAGCCAGATGGCATCATCGAG AGCAACTGGAACCAGATCGTGGACAGTTTTGATGAAATGAACTTGCGCGAAGCTTTGCTCAGGGGAATTTATGCCTATGGTTTTGAGAAGCCATCTGCTATTCAGCAAAGGGCTATTATGCCTTGTATCAAGG GTTATGATGTGATTGCTCAGGCCCAGTCTGGCACTGGGAAGACTGCCACTTTTGCCATTTCCATTCTCCAGCAGATTGACGTGGAGATGAAAGCCACTCAGGCTCTGGTTCTGGCTCCTACCAGGGAGCTGGCACAGCAG ATTCAGAAAGTGGTGCTAGCCCTGGGTGACTACATGGGAGCCAGCTGCTATGCCTGTATTGGAGGCACAAACATTCGCAGTGAGGTTCAGAAACTGCAGGCCGAAGCCCCTCACATTGTGGTGGGAACCCCTGGCCGTGTATTTGACATGCTGACCCGCAAAAACCTCT CTTCCAaaagcatcaaaatgtttgtgcTTGATGAAGCTGATGAAATGCTGAGTCGAGGATTCAAGGACCAAATCTATGAGATCTTCCAGAAGCTGTCGAGCAACATACAG GTGGTTCTTCTGTCAGCCACAATGCCAGCTGATGTTTTGGAGGTCACAAAGAAATTCATGCGAGAACCTATCCGAATCCTTGTCAAGAAAGAAGAGCTAACCCTTGAGGGCATTCGCCAGTTCTACATCAATGTGGAGAAAGAG GAGTGGAAGCTGGACACACTGTGTGACTTGTATGAAACCCTGACTATCACACAAGCTGTCATCTTCATCAACACCAGAAGGAAAGTAGACTGGCTCACAGAGAAGATGCATGCCAGAGACTTTACTGTTTCTGCTCTG CACGGTGACATGGACCAGAAAGAGAGGGATTTGATCATGAGGGAGTTCCGCTCTGGTTCCAGCAGAGTCCTCATTACCACTGACCTGCTG GCCAGAGGTATTGATGTTCAGCAGGTGTCCCTGGTAATCAACTATGACCTGCCAACCAACAGAGAAAATTACATTCACAG gATTGGTCGTGGTGGTCGCTTTGGCAGAAAAGGAGTAGCCATCAACATGGTGACTGAGGACGACAAACGAACCCTGAGGGATATTGAAACATTCTACAACACCACTGTTGAAGAGATGCCCATGAATGTGGCTGACCTCATCTAG